In the genome of Labeo rohita strain BAU-BD-2019 chromosome 2, IGBB_LRoh.1.0, whole genome shotgun sequence, the window CCCATGACATCACGGGCCACGTGGACCAATAGGATTGGAGTTTTTTTCCACATGTGCTTCAGACACTGGTCCTGCTGGCAGTCCCCAAAGTGTCCACTAGAGGAGGAAGCGTGAGTTCCCTAGCAGGGGAACAAATTCATCTCCATCTTGGAGTAacttttcagcaaattttcatttttagatgaactacTCTTTTAAGATTTGTTATGCACTTTATATGTGTTTAATTATTGTGACACTtgagtttaattattttagaaagttTGTTTCAGCTAATAAATTTAACTTTATATCACTTTTCTTTTCCTACCTGTTTTTCTGTCCTCTCGACTACAGCTGCTACAGTGTCATGCTTTATATGTTCATCCATTGTACACAGATAACAGATGCATTTCCAATCAGTACGACAGTAGATTTCTAGTTGTTTATCATGTTTAGAGCAGATCATCTGCCGTAGTCGTCTAGTAGCATCGGTCACTTTGTGTCGTCTAATTGAGTGAAATTCCTCATGACGCTCAAAGTGAGTTTGACAGTAAGATTCAAAACACACAAGACAGGACTTGACAGCTTTGCGTTTTCTTCCAGTACAGACATCACACTCCACATCTCCAGGTCCAGCGTAACTGAGAGCCCGAGCAGTTTCAACTTTTGtcttcttcagtttctccaccaTCTCAGCAAACACTaaattcttatttaaagcagGTTTTGGAGtgaaggtctgtctgcactgagggcagctgtaCACTTTCTTCTCATCATCTTGATTCCAGCAGTCTGTAATGCAGCTCATACAGTATGTGTGTCCACAGGGAATGGTAACTGGATCCTTCAGTACATCCAGACAGATCGGACAGTTGAACTGATCCTGAGCCACTGAAATACTGCTTTCAGCCatttcaaaaacacataaaacagcTCTGCATTAGGTGTGTTGTGGTGTTCTGTCAACTAAAGATCAAAATGAGTACCTTATTCTGTGTTTGAGAGAGATGTGTGCAAAACAGGTGTGTCTCTAAATGAGAGTATTTTACTGGCAGTAGATCAATTATACTCTGTGTGACTCCCTCAATAAAActcaaaaaacagtatttaccAGTTTATAAGTTTAAAATTTAGTAAATGCATGTTTACTCATACTCTTAATGctctaaaaatctaaacacattcaaatttatatttatatattttataaatatatctatatatttgtcttagctttttaaattttgtaattaaagACAAAGCCCTGTAAAAGCCACATACTGTTTAACAGCAGATAAAAATATGTGATATGAAAGGAACTATcagttatttacatattaaaaacattatgttcacattattttaaatacattctaaTTATTCTAAGgatttttaagtaatatttagtAAAAGCCTCATGAATTTTGATCTTCCTATTAACTGAGACTTTCGAAGGCAATAGGGAAATGGGGAGTGTCATCTAATGAAAAATCAAATAGCAGTAATCAAGCAGTATAAATAAACCTTGACCTGCATGAAGAAAGAAGTTTGTATGCATCTTTATATGCAGATGATCTTATAACCTATATATAGTGGACTGTAAAATCTGTACCCAACATTAAACCAAATCTAAGGACAATAAGGTGAGGTCTGAAGGTCAAAGTCAAAACAAGTAATACTGGATCAaatcagcagtgttggggaaagttacttttaaaagtaatgagttaccatattgagttactccctaaaaaagtaattacgttacttagttactttttatggaaagtaatgcgctactttacttttgcgttactttttgaatctggacagggcttgcttgtttgtttttaatataaaaagttctatttttggcaaaagtaaaagccttttcacaccaaaagcctcaggctttgagaaaagtaaattcatgtctgtacagtagaatgcagaagaaaaaatgtcagcacttcagaaataaaaaaagagaaaacaaatgttagattatactgagtaatttttgcttattagtatggttaaattggatcatcaaaggtcggcagcaaagacattggttaataaaatgggattaaatgcataaaagatatttgtattatttaacatatttaattattgcaggattgcgtcatattctgattgaatttcactgtttttattcattttgaggaatactgaatctgttttttgtgagtgagatgaattaatgcatgttcacttttattCTAGAATTAACATCTTTCTCCAggtttctctcaacatggggacagaagagcttttaattaataaatggggggaaaagtaactgccgttacttttttgaaaaaagtaactcagatattttcagttaaaaagtaatgcgttactttactagttacttgaaaaaagtaataatattacgtaactcgcattacttgtaatgcgttacccccaacactgcaaatAAGTGACATTGCAGTATTTAAAGCTAAGTTGCAAGTGAAAAGGCAGgacatgtaattaaaaatatctacaGTTAATGTAACTGAATATTAACATGGTAGATAGCTTAGTAGAAAATAAAGGcctctataatttctttataggCATCTTAATTCACAGACATTGCAGTTTATTGGAAATCTTTCATCTGGTGTTTTTCAGACTCAGTAGAAAGGTCTCTTTACTGTGTCCTTAATTGCCTGCCGCCTATAAAATGTTAGTGTCTTAAGGACTCTTCCACAGGTATATTTGCAATAATTCAGGTCAAACTGCTGAACTGATCACTGTatccaaattcatttttaatcgtGTGTGTTATCACAGCCTGTTTCAGCTCCTGAAGCTTCTGCTGCTGCTTTCCCAAATTCCTCTGTAtgtaaatcaataaattgtgaaataatagcctacatttgtattaaatccaatattgttattttttcagttacaGTGCCCACTGCTCAGCATAAATGAATATACCCCAACAGATTTCACAGAAAATCTCATCTCATCacacttttaaataatactttctATGGGATcctatataattaaatatttgtgcaAGTGtggtttattgttttaaaattagattAGCCAGTACTAAAGGCAAAATTAGAACTATTCTAACAAAGTCATTTAAGATCATGGTACAAAAATGAGTAAACCATAATGAACGTGTGAAGTTGTAATTAACAGGAATTCAACACCAGTTGAGTCTAATCAATCATCACACAGGTGGGCACAGGATAATTGACAATTAAGAGAGGTATTTAAGAAAGAAAATGCACTCCCATAACGCTGCTAAAATGGCACCacatggaaaagaaaaaaagtcacaaaacctgacaaagaaaatatttcttatCTGGCACAAAAAATGCCAAGGTTATAAGATGTATATAGATGTAGCTGTATGTCATCAACTTGTCTATTCAATGTCTACAATAATTGGGGCTGCTCTTAAAAATCAAGGAGGCCATACAAAATATTAGATTTAGTTGAATTTGTTGTATGGTGTAATCATTTTTGCAGCACCTCAAATgaatttaatgtattgtttttcttaTCCTAACGATGTTAGATGACCACACTcttatgttaataataataaatgtatttaaaactggTCTCATATTTACTTTCgaagggggtgtactcatttgcTGAGCTCTGTATGTATACAGTtgtatacaatgtattttaaagtatacatacatacatttaaagtgTAGTTACTTGAGCAGTTTTATACcaaaaagtgtacttttttgtaatattgcaatatttctGTGCTACAAATGAAAGTTTTTTCAACATATCCATAAACTGTGTAAAATTGGTGCCAAGCTTAAAAAgtgctgtagaaggacagaatTCCTGCACTGTGAGGGGGAAGGTGATGTGAGGGAGGAGAAACCTGCATCCAAGATGGAGGAGAAAGGCATCGTGCAGTACGTGCTAGAGATGCGAGATCGTCTGGAGCGGTACAGAGAATAAGCCAAAGAGAACCTACAAGAAAAACAGCAAGCACAGAAAAGGTGGTATGATCAACACGCCAGGCTACGACAGTTTCAACCTGGGCAGAAAGTATTACTCCTGTTGCCAACATCAACAAGCAAGCTACTGGCTAAATGGCAAGGGCCATACTCCGTGGTCCGCAAGATGGGGCCAGTAACGTATGAAGTGCATCATCCGGACAAGGGCAAGACCAGGCAGACCTACCATGTGAACCTGTTAAAGGAGTGGAAGGTGCCACCCGGTAAGGAACCAGAAACATCGCTTCTGGTGAGGAAGGTGGAGgtggaagaggaagaggaatctgaggatgcaaaaagaCAGCCGTCTGTGGTGAGTCTAACTCACCTAGAAGACTCCAAGAGGGAAGAGCTGCAGCACCTCCTGAACGAGTTTCCTGCTTTGTTCTGTCAGAGGCCTGGACGGACTGAGCTGGCCCAACACACCATCCACCTTTCCGATCCATCACCATCTCGCCAACATCCTTACCGGGTGCCTGAGAGGCTGGTGGAACCTTTGAAGGAGGAGATCAAGAGATCAACACTCCTATTCTACAGGAGCTGGATGGCACAGAGAGTTTAGTCTGTTTGTTATTGTGCCTGTATAAGCAACAGGATTTAGAGCAAAACAGTCTCCAGGAATGATCATTATTTCCAAATCCGCTTCCAGTTATGTCTCCCTTCCTGTTAATGCTCTTATAAGAGACTGCTATACCCACCCCATTCTCACTTTCGTTCGCACTCCACTCAACCTCCCAGTAGCAGCGACCTTTCACCCTCTCTTTGCACAACACCTCATAAAAGTtgtcaaatctgtctggatgatcaggatacggctGGACTGTTTTAGTGTTAGTAGCCACTCTATTTTcctcagacagacagagacattTATGTGCTGTGTTTTGATCCAGAGAGAGCTGAAGGAAATCTGACAAAGATAAAGTACATTATGTGTGTTTTAGTCTGCCAGTTTTTACAAAGGAAGATATTGCAGTATGAATCTGTTTATTTGTTGTGAAGAGCATCTTCAAcagtaaagaaaataaagtatacGGTATACAGGAAACTACAGTTGCTGTGAAAATACATAATTCCTGAACTTCCTGTAGTCTAACTGGAACAGACTGACAAACTTGAATGCAAAATGGACTGCTGTGGACTATATTCAGTGATATggaaacaaaaaatatactaaCTTCTAAAGCGAAATTTGGCCAATTCGATAATTTACTCATCTGTCacaatactgaaatgtttttgaatttgtCTTCATTTGGAGTCTTTTCTTAAcaagtattttatataaatatcatttttatatatgctTTAGATAAGGCAttaggcaataaataaataaataaaaataaaaattggtgcACTGATGATTCTTGCACTCTGCACtacaaaaatgtctttaacTGTACAAACTGTAGAGGAACTCTAACATTCTTTATCCCAAGGGTTTTCTAGCATTTATAAAACCATGACATTTAGGTGCACAGAGGCAGTTTATACGAAGAGTGTACAATGCCAATTTTTAATGTTAGGAAATTATATATTATCAGTAAGAacacaagttattttaaaccattaaaaaatgaagtCCTTCTGTGAGTGcaatatgtgtttgtgtttttgtactaACTTACACAGTAGGAAGTCCTTCCTGGTCTTGGGCTCCTTCTGGTAAGTACCTATGGATAAAGAGACAACATTAGAGTAACTGCAATGTAAAAACTTTTCAGGTTAATTTCTAACATGTATCCTCCTCTTTCCACATTACAGTAGCTCACTGTGACAGCACCAGGCCAATTTCCTGAACAGTGAACAAGCATCTTTGACAAACTTTAAAAAGGCTGTCATATAAAAGAAGTGTCTCTGTGAACacagtttgtgtttttgtactaACTTGCATGGTAGGAAATAGGGTTGTATCGTGTATCGACGATCGTCCGAGATATTGCCTGTTGCTGATGTCTTTGAGGATAGCaagacgattattattattatccgtcAAAAATAGACTAACTTTAGCAATACAGTGCAGAAAGCCGCTTCTGGGGCACTTCAGAAACTTGCTGCGAggtggctggtataaacacaaaggCGCAAATCACGGTGAGCGGGAGGGGGTGTTTCGGATGGGAAGCATGCAATCTGTAATTGTGTGCAGTTGCTGACACTCGCGGAAGCGTGCAGTTGCTTTCTTATGCGCGCTGTTTTTTgggttttactttcactttcgaaatcGATTCCGTTCAGCAAGGATAGAAAAAGGGGGGCACAGTAACTCGTTTTTGGGGGAACGACCCCGCTTTGCGCCGCATAAGTGttcagtgtaaataaggggtgtgaaatgtattcatcatacagtgatgTAACTATTGTATTCACTTATGGTACTGGGagtgttgtgttttttaaagtgcataaactcgccgctagactaggctaggctagtcagtgatgatgttttttgataacaaatgttctttgctcgtttttgtaactgctttttgaataactaaggaaatgtaatgCTCTATTAaattatcatgttaaacacaaattgagtcatattgaaaacattaggctgcttttaacCTTTTTCTGTTATTGGTTCATTTCccggcaatgaaactaagtaaataattaaataaattaacacgataatatcatgttttggtgatctcacaggctgacgataggacgatATGAAAATTAAGCATATTGCCCAACAATACTAGTAGGAAGCCTTTCATGGTGTTGGGTTTAGACTTGTAAGTAATATTGATTTTGTAAATACTGTTTctttaccttgacaaaatatcttttctATCGCATCTTTACAGAAGTCCTCCAGTTTTTCTTTCAGTTCAGAGACACATTTCCCCACATCTTCATAACGGAGGGCAGAACTGACAGCAACTGTGGAGATGTCTGTATAGTTTAAGGGTTCAGAGAGAGACTGGAATCTCTAGagagaataaaaatatacaaagacacacacacaaaccttaATTACCTTAACACCCAGGTTTTGACTGTTTGACTTTGTAGGATGTTCCAGCACCAGTGATTTGTGGGGTTTCCTGGTCTGTTCACAACCTCTGGTCTAGCTGTATGTCTGCTGTATTCATGTTAATACTTTTTCATGGGTATTTGAGGGATAATATTAGCATTCTTAATTGGTGTTCAAGTAATTGTCACTTACAATATACATGTACATTACCAAGTCAggttaaatcattttttttctcttcttttttttggatCTCTGTTACCTGTAGTAAATGGATGTGATTGTCAGTGTGTaaaagctgctccagctcagcaTCTCTCCTCCTCAGAGCATCAATCTCCTGCTCCAGTTGCTTCATGAGTCCTTCAACTCGACTCACTTCAGCCTTTTCTTGATCTCTGATCATCTGTATCACCTCAGAACGTcttctctcaatggagcggatCAGTTCAGTAAACATCTtctcactgtcctccactgctTCCTGTGCAGAGCGCTGTTATGATGCACAGAATCATTCAGTTTAGTCTTTTAGCCACAGTGGGCTTCAGTGGGATTGCTTTtctaacattaaacatttaattttcttcTCTGCTAATAACTCACCTTATTAGTCTCCACAGCCTCTTTCAGATTCTGaagctctttctctctctcttggaTTGTCTGCTGGAAATTTCTTTGTGTGTCTTCCAACTGTTTCTGTTGAACAAATATAAACAGCTGGTAGAACAGCTATGGCTCTATTATAAAATATTCTCGTAAAGTATTATTAAGGTTCGTTGTATACTTGTgtttcatttaatcatttattcatttagtttttttagttttttttagaaagctCTGGAATCTTAGTTGTcctgtacatttaaataattttcaacttttatttCCTATAACTTTCCTGGAACTTTATTTCCTTCCCTACCTGTTTCTCTGTCCTCTCTGATGTAGATGATACAGTGTCATGATTTTTATGTTCATCCATCGTACACAGTAAACAGATACACTTCTGGTCAGTACGACAGTAAACCTCCATCAGTTTATCATGTAGAGGGCAGATCATCTCCTGGAGTCGTCCAGTGGCATCAGTTATCTTGTGTCGTTTACCTGTGCGAAAAGCCTCGTGACACTCAAAGTGAGTTTGACAGTAAGACTCCAGACACAACAGACAGGACTTGATGGCTTTATATTTTCTCCCACTACAGACGTCACACTCCACATCTCCAGGTCCAGCATAATTCAGAGCAGGATGAGCCGTTTGGACTTTAGCcttcttcagtttctccaccaTCTCAGCAAACACCACATTCTTGTTTAAAGCAGGTCTTGGAGtgaaggtctgtctgcactgagg includes:
- the LOC127175083 gene encoding E3 ubiquitin-protein ligase TRIM16-like; this translates as MAEGSISEAQGHFSCPICLDLLKDPVTIPCGHSYCMNCITDCWNQDDQKGVYSCPQCRQTFTPRPALNKNVVFAEMVEKLKKAKVQTAHPALNYAGPGDVECDVCSGRKYKAIKSCLLCLESYCQTHFECHEAFRTGKRHKITDATGRLQEMICPLHDKLMEVYCRTDQKCICLLCTMDEHKNHDTVSSTSERTEKQKQLEDTQRNFQQTIQEREKELQNLKEAVETNKRSAQEAVEDSEKMFTELIRSIERRRSEVIQMIRDQEKAEVSRVEGLMKQLEQEIDALRRRDAELEQLLHTDNHIHLLQRFQSLSEPLNYTDISTVAVSSALRYEDVGKCVSELKEKLEDFFSTKTQTVYSNVVSLSIGTYQKEPKTRKDFLLYFLQLSLDQNTAHKCLCLSEENRVATNTKTVQPYPDHPDRFDNFYEVLCKERVKGRCYWEVEWSANESENGVPPASQAPGKDVGEMVMDRKGGWCVGPAQSVQASDRTKQETRSGGAAALPSWSLLGSLWLILCTAPDDLASLARTARCLSPPSWMQVSPPSHHLPPHSAGILSFYSTF